One part of the Pseudomonas sp. MYb118 genome encodes these proteins:
- a CDS encoding PLP-dependent aminotransferase family protein has translation MTNVPLSLSFNPAGIELDRRQGLSRQLYQALRARVLDGRLVSGTRLPASRDLAAALAISRNSVVRAYDQLYAEGFIEGRVGDGTYVAQLSQTKKLSTKVSTGFSTGLPTGLSTNWLDLPVVSSSKVIHSGPLGRVEKNHLALPPSGPPRAFRVGVPAFDLFPFEVWAKLNAAFWRKPDLRQLCYGDPAGDERLRGLIAAYLRSSRGMQCTAEQIVITSGAQQGISLCAQLLVEPGDGVAIENPGYRAAGHAFAVAGAHLHGVAVDSEGIDCHGLAQISDCRLAYVTPSHQYPTGVVMSLARRLELLAWAERTQGWIVEDDYDGEYRYTGAPLAPLAALDRQGRVLYVGTFGKVAFPALRLGYLVLPPGLVDAFSQRRAVDVRHSEVSTQAVMAEFMAAGHFQRHIRRMRRAALSRRNTLLADWPQEIPGVGSLPSVAAGLHLTVAVDSQAREQALVESAARVDVEINPLSSYWLPDSPTPPDERAGLVLGFAAVPETDIRAALARLKKAWR, from the coding sequence ATGACGAATGTGCCGCTTTCCTTGTCGTTCAACCCGGCCGGCATCGAACTGGATCGCCGCCAGGGCCTGAGTCGCCAGCTCTATCAGGCATTGCGTGCGCGGGTGCTCGACGGGCGCCTGGTCAGTGGCACGCGCTTGCCGGCCAGTCGCGACCTGGCCGCTGCGTTGGCGATTTCGCGCAACAGCGTGGTGCGGGCCTACGATCAGCTCTACGCCGAAGGCTTTATCGAAGGGCGGGTGGGCGACGGCACTTATGTCGCGCAACTGTCGCAGACGAAAAAACTATCCACAAAAGTATCCACAGGCTTTTCAACAGGCTTACCCACAGGGTTATCCACAAATTGGCTGGATTTACCTGTTGTTTCATCCAGTAAAGTTATCCACAGCGGGCCGCTTGGGCGGGTCGAAAAGAACCATTTGGCGCTGCCACCGAGTGGCCCGCCACGGGCATTTCGGGTGGGTGTTCCGGCCTTCGATCTGTTCCCGTTCGAGGTTTGGGCCAAGCTGAACGCGGCTTTCTGGCGCAAACCGGATTTGCGTCAGCTGTGTTATGGCGACCCGGCGGGGGATGAGCGCTTGCGCGGGCTGATCGCTGCGTACCTGCGAAGTTCCCGTGGCATGCAATGCACGGCTGAGCAAATTGTGATCACCAGTGGCGCGCAGCAGGGGATCAGCCTTTGTGCACAGTTGCTGGTGGAGCCAGGCGACGGGGTGGCGATTGAAAATCCCGGCTATCGCGCTGCCGGTCATGCCTTCGCCGTCGCCGGGGCGCACCTGCATGGCGTAGCGGTGGACAGTGAAGGCATCGACTGTCACGGGCTGGCGCAGATCAGTGACTGTCGCCTGGCGTACGTCACCCCGTCGCACCAATATCCGACCGGGGTGGTGATGAGCCTGGCGCGGCGTCTGGAACTGCTGGCCTGGGCCGAGCGGACCCAGGGCTGGATCGTCGAGGACGACTACGATGGCGAGTATCGCTACACCGGTGCGCCGCTGGCGCCGTTGGCGGCCCTCGACCGCCAGGGACGGGTGTTGTATGTCGGCACCTTCGGCAAGGTTGCCTTCCCGGCATTGCGCCTGGGCTATCTGGTACTGCCGCCGGGGTTGGTGGATGCCTTTTCGCAGCGGCGCGCGGTGGATGTCCGGCACTCCGAAGTCAGCACCCAGGCAGTGATGGCCGAGTTCATGGCGGCCGGGCACTTCCAGCGGCACATTCGCCGCATGCGCCGCGCAGCCTTGAGTCGGCGCAACACGTTGCTGGCGGACTGGCCCCAGGAGATCCCAGGCGTGGGCAGCCTGCCGAGTGTCGCCGCCGGGCTGCACCTGACGGTCGCCGTAGACTCACAGGCCCGCGAGCAGGCGCTGGTCGAGAGCGCCGCGCGCGTCGACGTCGAGATCAATCCGCTGAGCAGCTACTGGCTGCCGGATTCGCCAACGCCGCCAGATGAGCGCGCCGGGCTGGTGCTGGGGTTTGCGGCGGTGCCGGAGACGGATATCCGGGCAGCGCTGGCGCGGCTGAAAAAAGCCTGGCGCTGA